Proteins from a genomic interval of Orbaceae bacterium lpD02:
- the guaB gene encoding IMP dehydrogenase produces MSRIIKEALTFDDVLLVPAHSTVLPNTADISTQLTATIKLNLPMLSAAMDTVTEANLAIALAQEGGIGFIHKNMPIELQAEHVRRVKKYESGIVQDPISVLPTATIQDVVKLTKDYGFAGFPVVNEDNNLIGIITARDVRFATDLSQPVTTVMTPKARLVTVLESEPRELALQKMHESRVEKVLVVDNSFHLKGMITVRDFQKAEEKPNACKDEKGRLRVGAAVGAAPGNEQRIAALVEAGVDVLLIDSSHGHSEGVLQRIKAARQAYPDLPIIGGNIATAAGALALIKAGVSAVKVGIGPGSICTTRIVTGVGVPQITAIMDAVEAAKAYNIPVIADGGIRYSGDIAKALAAGASCVMVGSMFAGTEEAPGEIELYQGRAYKSYRGMGSLGAMSKGSSDRYFQSDNAADKLVPEGIEGRIAYKGAIKEIIHQQMGGLRSCMGLTGCATIDELNTKAQFTRITGAGIKESHVHDVSITKEPPNYRLGQ; encoded by the coding sequence ATGTCTCGTATAATTAAAGAAGCACTTACTTTCGACGATGTTTTATTAGTTCCAGCTCATTCAACTGTCTTACCAAACACGGCAGATATCAGCACTCAGTTAACCGCAACAATTAAACTCAATTTACCGATGCTTTCAGCGGCAATGGATACCGTTACCGAAGCTAATTTAGCCATCGCTTTAGCGCAAGAAGGTGGCATTGGCTTTATTCATAAAAATATGCCAATTGAACTACAAGCTGAACATGTTAGGCGCGTTAAAAAATATGAAAGCGGTATTGTACAAGATCCAATTAGCGTGTTACCCACTGCGACCATTCAAGATGTGGTTAAGCTGACCAAAGATTATGGTTTTGCTGGCTTTCCAGTTGTAAATGAAGACAATAATCTTATTGGCATCATCACGGCACGCGATGTTCGTTTTGCCACAGATTTAAGCCAGCCAGTTACCACTGTGATGACGCCAAAAGCGCGTTTAGTCACGGTACTTGAGAGTGAACCTCGTGAACTCGCGTTACAAAAAATGCATGAAAGTCGGGTTGAAAAGGTGCTAGTCGTTGATAATAGCTTTCATTTAAAAGGTATGATAACGGTTCGAGATTTCCAAAAAGCGGAAGAGAAGCCCAATGCCTGTAAAGACGAAAAAGGCCGTCTGCGCGTTGGAGCAGCAGTTGGTGCCGCACCGGGTAATGAACAACGTATTGCGGCATTAGTTGAAGCAGGCGTCGACGTGTTACTTATCGATTCATCGCATGGCCATTCAGAAGGCGTTCTACAACGCATTAAAGCAGCCAGACAAGCCTACCCTGATTTGCCAATTATTGGTGGTAACATTGCCACCGCAGCAGGGGCATTAGCCTTAATTAAAGCAGGAGTCAGTGCCGTTAAAGTAGGTATTGGTCCAGGTTCAATTTGTACTACGCGTATTGTCACTGGTGTTGGGGTACCACAAATCACTGCGATTATGGACGCGGTAGAGGCGGCTAAAGCGTATAATATTCCTGTCATTGCCGATGGTGGCATTCGTTACTCTGGTGATATTGCTAAAGCGCTAGCGGCAGGCGCAAGTTGTGTAATGGTGGGGTCAATGTTTGCGGGTACGGAAGAGGCGCCTGGCGAAATTGAACTTTATCAAGGCCGAGCCTATAAATCTTACCGCGGTATGGGATCGCTTGGTGCGATGTCAAAAGGCTCATCAGATCGCTATTTCCAGTCTGATAATGCAGCAGATAAGCTGGTACCTGAAGGCATTGAGGGGCGCATCGCCTATAAAGGCGCCATAAAAGAGATCATCCATCAGCAAATGGGCGGGCTACGTTCATGTATGGGATTAACAGGCTGCGCGACCATTGATGAACTAAACACCAAAGCGCAATTTACGCGCATTACGGGTGCTGGAATTAAAGAGAGCCATGTGCATGATGTTTCGATCACAAAAGAGCCACCTAATTATCGCTTAGGTCAATAA
- a CDS encoding MetQ/NlpA family ABC transporter substrate-binding protein, producing the protein MNKYIYLPLLFLFSLFLIACDQKSDSNTVQGAKQEIRIGMTPSMHNILMENIVKPRLEELGYRVTLVNFSSLRDSDTALAEGSIDLNAAQHQAYLDTYKRETHNDDLVSLVHIPSISAAIFSEKHRSVDEVKKGQIVAIPNDPSNAARALVMLEKLNWITFKEGINLGAASILDIADNVYDLQFRVVLSELIPRMLDEVDFAIMPGGIAWMSKVDAKYAIYYEQLSPNLEILVAVKKQNLDTQWAQVVKKLYQSDEMKQFITEDSDAKGRFIWPQG; encoded by the coding sequence ATGAACAAATATATTTATCTGCCATTATTATTTCTATTCAGCCTATTTTTGATCGCATGTGATCAAAAATCAGATAGCAATACGGTGCAAGGTGCCAAGCAAGAAATTAGAATAGGTATGACGCCAAGTATGCATAATATTTTAATGGAAAACATCGTAAAACCAAGATTAGAAGAGCTTGGTTATCGTGTTACGTTAGTCAATTTTAGCTCATTACGCGACTCTGATACTGCATTGGCAGAAGGCAGTATTGATCTCAATGCAGCGCAGCATCAAGCTTATCTTGATACTTATAAAAGAGAGACCCACAATGATGATTTAGTTTCACTGGTGCATATACCGTCAATATCGGCAGCGATTTTTTCCGAAAAACACCGTTCGGTTGATGAGGTTAAAAAAGGACAAATTGTTGCCATTCCAAACGATCCATCAAATGCAGCAAGAGCATTGGTTATGCTAGAAAAACTAAATTGGATCACCTTTAAAGAGGGGATTAACCTAGGCGCGGCAAGTATTCTTGATATCGCAGATAATGTATATGATTTACAGTTTAGAGTCGTGCTATCGGAGTTAATTCCAAGAATGTTAGATGAAGTTGATTTTGCTATTATGCCTGGTGGGATTGCTTGGATGAGCAAAGTCGATGCTAAATACGCTATCTATTATGAACAACTCTCACCTAATTTAGAGATCTTAGTTGCGGTCAAAAAACAGAATTTAGATACTCAATGGGCGCAAGTTGTAAAAAAACTTTATCAATCGGATGAAATGAAACAGTTTATTACTGAAGATTCGGATGCAAAAGGTCGTTTTATTTGGCCGCAAGGCTAG
- a CDS encoding ATP-binding cassette domain-containing protein, which produces MIEFINVNKVFGKDNQINKVLTDINLTVANGDIFGIIGYSGAGKSTLVRLINMLEKPTTGEVLIDGNNLAHYDDKQIRQVKKKIGMIFQGFNLLETKTVAENIALPLLLNGVSKQERNKVVDELLEFVELSDKKFFYPNELSGGQKQRVSIARALANKPTILLCDEATSALDPQTTRSILDLLQRINREQNVTIVIVTHEMSVVKHICNNMIVMEHGKIVEHGAVIDLFKQPKSPVTQKFIGSVIPDKLPTPVRNHLLAKHVSNVYRFEFLGASAQGSVISQAILKANGKMQINILFSNMINIKEEVIGYMFASIEGEQTYITDTISYLKQQDVRIAKLNEDGNYVWI; this is translated from the coding sequence ATGATTGAATTTATTAATGTAAATAAAGTTTTTGGTAAAGATAATCAAATCAATAAAGTCCTAACTGATATTAATTTGACGGTTGCCAATGGCGATATTTTTGGCATCATTGGTTACAGTGGGGCAGGTAAAAGTACCTTAGTCCGATTAATTAATATGTTAGAAAAACCAACCACGGGTGAAGTGCTTATTGATGGTAATAACTTGGCTCATTATGATGATAAACAAATTAGGCAAGTTAAGAAAAAAATCGGCATGATTTTTCAAGGTTTTAATCTGTTAGAAACCAAAACCGTTGCTGAAAATATTGCCTTGCCTTTATTGCTTAATGGTGTCAGTAAACAGGAACGTAATAAAGTCGTCGATGAGTTATTAGAATTTGTTGAGTTAAGTGATAAAAAATTCTTTTACCCAAATGAACTATCTGGCGGGCAAAAGCAGAGGGTAAGCATTGCAAGGGCTTTAGCTAATAAGCCGACGATTTTGTTATGCGATGAAGCAACATCAGCGCTAGATCCTCAAACGACACGTTCAATATTAGATTTATTGCAACGAATTAACCGAGAACAAAATGTTACAATTGTGATTGTTACCCATGAGATGAGTGTCGTTAAACATATCTGCAATAATATGATCGTTATGGAGCACGGTAAAATTGTCGAACACGGTGCGGTCATTGATCTCTTTAAGCAACCAAAATCACCGGTAACACAAAAGTTTATTGGTTCTGTTATTCCTGATAAGTTACCCACTCCAGTTCGTAACCATCTGCTTGCTAAACATGTCTCAAATGTCTATCGGTTTGAGTTTTTAGGTGCTTCGGCGCAAGGTTCGGTCATTAGTCAGGCGATTTTAAAGGCTAATGGTAAAATGCAAATTAATATTTTATTTTCCAATATGATTAATATTAAAGAAGAAGTAATCGGTTATATGTTCGCGAGTATAGAAGGTGAACAAACGTACATTACTGATACGATCAGCTATTTAAAACAACAAGATGTACGTATCGCTAAATTGAATGAGGATGGTAATTATGTTTGGATTTAG
- a CDS encoding methionine ABC transporter permease: MFGFSTTITLDLFLVSLYQTFYMVVVSLFFGMIIGTVIAISLVVYRPSGIKPNAIIYNILNTLINILRSIPSLILLVTVLPLSKFIVGTSFGTTAAIVPLIFFVCPYIARLVENSLLEVSDGIIEAADAMGATTWQVIWHFLLPEAKSSLVLSYTTATIGLIGATTIAGAIGAGGIGDLALNYGYQRFDNVAMISTVVTLIIIVQVIQSAGNQISKSMRHRYRRN, translated from the coding sequence ATGTTTGGATTTAGTACGACAATTACATTAGATCTATTTTTAGTTTCGTTATACCAAACGTTTTATATGGTTGTGGTATCGTTATTTTTTGGCATGATTATCGGTACGGTGATTGCTATTTCACTGGTTGTTTATCGCCCTAGCGGCATCAAACCTAATGCAATTATCTATAATATATTAAATACGCTGATTAATATTTTGCGTTCAATACCATCATTAATTTTACTCGTTACGGTATTACCCTTGTCAAAATTTATTGTTGGCACTTCATTTGGGACGACCGCCGCGATTGTGCCGCTAATATTTTTTGTCTGCCCGTATATTGCAAGGTTAGTTGAAAACTCGCTATTAGAAGTGAGTGATGGCATTATCGAAGCCGCCGATGCGATGGGGGCAACGACATGGCAAGTTATTTGGCACTTTTTATTACCGGAAGCAAAGTCTTCGTTAGTGCTTAGCTATACAACCGCAACGATTGGCTTAATCGGCGCTACCACTATCGCAGGGGCAATTGGAGCTGGCGGAATTGGTGATTTAGCCTTAAATTATGGTTATCAACGATTTGATAATGTGGCAATGATATCAACAGTAGTAACCTTAATTATTATTGTACAGGTAATACAAAGTGCGGGTAACCAAATATCTAAATCAATGCGTCATCGTTATCGACGCAATTAA